A stretch of DNA from Spirosoma endbachense:
CATTTGCCTCCCGGTACGAAGAAAATTATATCGATTGCGTGCGTCGTATTGAGTTATCTGGCATTCTCAATTTGTTACGACGAATTGAATAACATTTATGAGAAGTCACAGTTTACGCTGGATATCACCCTTAATATTCGGTTTTCTCTGTTGAAAATCGTTTGTTTAATCGTGTTCGTCACGATCTCTTCGATTTATTTTTTACTGAATCATATCCTGGCCAGTATTTTTCTTCGGTTTAACCGACCCGTAATCAGCGGGATACTCTGGTTATTGGTCGGTACGTTACTGTCGGCTGCTCTTTTCTATAGCATAGGCTGGTCGCTGGAACCGATTTTGTTGTTGAACGGGCTCTATTTCCTGTTGATTTATGTAGGTCGCTTTTCCCGATCGCTTTATACGTTCCGTTACCGGACGTCGATCTACCTGTTTCTGGCTGCTTTTGTGTGCGCCGTTACAACCGCCTATGTAGTTTATAAGCAGGAAATAAAGAAACAGTTGGTTCACGAGCGTGAGTTTGCTTCGCAGTTATTGGCCGAAAACGACGAATTCGGCGAGTTTCTGATGAGTAAAGCGCAGGAGTCGATTACGACCGATGTGGAGATTGCCCGCTCATTACGGAAGGATACGCTTCTGGTGAGAGAACGTATTCAGCAACGGATAAAAAGTGTTCATTTAGATAAGTACTTCGACAAATACGATATTGATGTATCGTCGTTTCGAGCCGATGGTCAACCGCTCGACATCAGCCCGGATGCCAGTGAATTATCGAAATTGACCGCCCGATACCGCCGACCGATCTATAAAACACAGTATCCTGGTGTGTATTTCGTCAATGAAGTCGGGAATCAGTTTATCAAGCAGTATGTCTGCTTTATTCCGATTCGGTTGGCAAATGCAGGAGCAGTAACAGCTTCTGACACAATCGGTTATGTTGTCCTGGATCTAAAACTGCGCAATGAGCGGCCCAAAAGCGTTTATCCGGAACTGCTTGTCGATGCTAAATTCATGCAGAGCCCAGATACGCAGGAATACAGCTATGCTATTTTTAAGGGCCAGTCTATTAAGGATACAACCTACCATCGAATCCTCTACAGCGCTGGTAGTTATAACTATGATCGTAAGATGCCACCTGCGCTGCTGGCCGATTCGACGCTGTATAGTACAGGATTGATTGCCAATGGTTATCAACATGTTGGTCAGCTTGGACAGGATGGCCGCATCGTGGTTGTGTCATCGGCCGAGTACCCATTTCAGAATATTTTCTCCAATTTTTCATTTTTATACCTGCTGCTTGTACTGACTGTACTCATCATCGTTATCATCTACGCGATTCATTACGGGTTTTCGCAGTTCAGCATTAACTATTCAACCCGGATTCAGATTCTGTTGAATGTCGCGTTTTTCCTGCCCTTACTTCTGGTCATCGTCATTATTCTGAGTGTAATTAGCTCAAACTACATTACAAACCAGGAGAATACCTACATCAGCAATACACGGAATATTGCCTCTAATTTCGAGGCATACCTCGATGAATACCTTCAGGGAAAACGCAGTAAGGCGTCCATGGAGGAGGAATTGCATAAAATTGCCCGTGATGCCGATATCGACATTAACCTGTTCGATACAGAAGGGCGGCTAAGTACGTCTACGCGTCCACTGATGTACGAGAGCGGACACCTCTCCAAGCGCATCAATCCGGAGGCTTACATCCACGTTATTGAAGAAAAAGAAAATCAGAAGCTACTCAACGAATCGCTGGGCAGTAAACAATACCGAACGGCCTACGCGGGTATCAAGTCCTACGATGGACGATTACTGGGTGTGTTGAGTATTCCTTATTTCTATGCTCGCCCTGAACTCGACCGCCAGATTATTGAAGTGATCTCATCGGCCCTGAGCATCTTTACGGGTTTATTTCTGTTCTTCCTGATCCTCTCTTATTTCGCATCGAATGTACTGACCAAACCCCTGAAGTTGCTGACGCAAAAGATCCGGAAAACGAACCTCGATCAGCCGAATGAACCGCTTCCGTGGCGTTCTGACGATGAAATTGGGTTACTGATACGCGAGTATAACCGAATGCTGGTAAAGCTGGAGGAGAGTAAACAGGCGCTGGCACAGAACGAAAAACAATCGGCCTGGCGCGAAATGGCAAAGCAGGTGGCGCACGAAATCAAGAACCCGCTCACACCGATGAAACTAACGCTGCAACACTTGCAGCGGACGTTCCCGAATGTGAACGGAGCCGACGGATCTCCGGCAGGACCGAATGATCCGGCCATGCGCCGGGTGATTCAGCGAACCTTTGATTCGTTACTCGATCAGATTGACAATCTGAGTGATATTGCTACGTCATTCTCCGACTTTGCCAAGATGCCACTGCCTAAAAATGAGGTATTTGAAGTCACTGGCGTAATCAATAAAGCTGCTGACCTCTATGCCGATGATGAGCGAATCAGTTTATTACGGCAGATTGCTCCCGGCCCGGTCATGGTAGTTGGTGATCGCCAGCTTATTGGCCGTATCCTGACAAACCTGATCATTAACGGAATTCAATCGGTTCCTTCCGACCGAAAACCCGTGCTTAGCCTGCGGCTCTATACCAATGACGATGATGTTCAGATTGAAGTGCACGACAATGGAGCTGGTATTCCGGAGGCTATTCGCAAGAAAGTTTTTCTCCCGAATTTCAGTACCAAGCGGGGCGGGTCGGGTTTAGGGCTGGCTATTGCCAAGCGTGGCGTCGAACATGCGGGCGGATCGATTTGGTTTGAAACAACGGAAGGTGTTGGCACATCGTTCTTTCTGTCGTTGCCATTGGATAGCAAACCCGCAAACGAACCCGCGAATCAATCGGTCCTAAAGAAATAGCGCTCAGGATTTTAGGGTGGACCTTACAACAAGGCAGCTGATCGGGAACCCCAATCGGCTGCAACTCGTAGTCTCAAACATCACTCAAAATAGATCGTTCGCTGGCTAATCGCCATCAATGGTCACATGTTTCCAGTTTTCGCCCGACCGAATTCGATTCAATTGTGTATGGGTGATGCCAAATTGCTTGGCAATCATCTTAAGTCGATTTTTATCATTTCTGAGCAGCTTCTTAATAATTTTAACCTTGCTTTCGGTTAATTTATAGTTGCGGGTTGGGCGAGGTGCCGGGCGATTTTTGAGACTCGGATTGTTCCGGTTATGCTCAATCATCTCGTTTTTAGTAACCCACTTCAGATTCTGATAGTAGTTATTTTGCTTATCGTGGTCGAGATGGATCACGAAGGTTTGATCGGGATTTTCGCGGGTTATGAACTGCTCGGCAACCAGCTTATGAACATATCGGTTCAGGGTCTTTCCCGCCGAACGTATGTTTAGCGATCGATATCCCTGAATGACAGAACCTTTAATAATAGTTCCAGTTGTAGTAGTTGTCGGGTTGGCAGGGCGTGTTGTAGTCTGAAAACTACGCAGTCGTCCATAATTTGAAACGTCATAGCGAGGCTGGTTTTCAACACCATCGAACACTATGGGCACCCACTTTTCGTTCCAGAAACTTTGATACTTCTTCTCAATCATTGCCAGTGGTTGTTATGTGCCTGTTAGCTATTTATAGATTTCTTTCGCTGATAAAGGCTTGTTTGTTTAACTAATCTTTAACAAAGATAAAACAAGATAGTTGCTAAAATAAATTAAAAATTCTGATTCTCAGTGATTTCTGATTATAAGGGCAAAGAAATACATACGACAATAAACAATCGAAGGATTTATATACTTAAATGGTAGAAAGAATCTAAATAAGCGAACGAATATACGTTGAACTACACAGTGGCCAGATAGGTTTTAAAAAAAAAGTGCTCGCTGAAAAGCTGGCGCAAAAGAGACGAAATGAATGCTGAATCAAAAAAAACAGTAGTAATTGGCGCTTCTGAAAATCCTGGACGATATGCAAATCGGGCTGCTCATAGTTTAGTACGACATGGCCACGAAATAGAATTAGTTGGATTAAGGCCGGGCCAGATCGAAGGGCGCCCTATTCAAACGGGCCAACCGATGCTAACCGATATCGATACCGTTACCCTGTATGTTGGGCCACGGAATCAATCGGACCTGTACGACTATATCAAAGGGCTGAAGCCGAAGCGAGTGATTTTTAATCCTGGAACCGAAAATCCGGATTTTGAGAGCCAATTACAGGCCGAAGGTATTGAACCTATTGAAGCCTGTACATTGGTGATGTTATCTATCGGAACCTATTAAAAAGGATTGACCGGTGAGCCGGTCAATCCTTTTTACCATTTTATCAGAGCTGATGCCCAGGTAAAGCCGCTCCCAAAGGCCGCCAGACAAACTAAATCGCCGGGTTGGATGCGGCCTTGCTCGAACGCTTCGGTCAGTGCAATCGGAATAGACGCTGCGGTCGTGTTCCCGTATTTCTGAATGTTATTGAACACCTTCTCATCGGGCAGATTCATCTGCTGCTGAACATAGCCAGAAATACGAATATTGGCCTGATGCGGCACCAGAAGAGCCAGATCGCCGGGTTGATACCCATTGGCATGAAGACTTTCGTTAATCACCTCCATGAAGCGTACGACAGCATGTTTGAAAACGGTGTTTCCGTTCATCACTACGCTGCTCCCACCTGCTGTAGCCGTATCGGCTGTAATGAAGTGATCAGGCCGACTGCTGCCCGGATCTTTCAAATATAATTCCTCGGCGTAACGACCGTCGGCATGTAGGTGGGTCGACAGGATACGATGTTCCGGATCTGTTGTAGCCTGAACGACAGCCGCCCCCGCACCATCACCAAAAATAACCGCAACCCCACGACCTTCGGTTGTTTTATCCATCAGCGTTGACTGGATCTCCGACCCAATCACCAGAGCTGTCCTGTACATCCCGGTTTTGATAAACTGGTCGGCAATGGACAAGGCGTAGACAAAGCCAGAACACTGCTGCCGAATGTCTATAACGGCTATACCTTCCAGGCCCAACTCGCGCTGCATAAGAAACGCCGAGCCCGGAAAATAATAATCCGGCGAAAGCGTAGCGTAAACAATCAGATCGACATCTTTGGCGTCCAAACCAGCGCGTTTGAGCGCCATTCGCGATGCGGCTGCGGCCATACTGGCGTTAGTCTCTTTCCCGTAGGTGAAAAAACGCCGTTGTTTAATACCCGTCCGTTCCTGAATCCAGGCGTCGGATGTATCCATATATTGGGTCAGGTCGTCATTCGTAACCACGTTGTCTGGTACGTAAAAGCCTAACCCGGTAATCCTTGAATAAGTGGTCGTCATTCGTTAATGGCAAAATAGTTGGCAAAAATAGTACTTTTTCAGGTAGCTATTGTGCTTGGAAACTACTTACCTGTATCTGCGCTGAAAGGGCAGCTTTTCTTTAAAAACGGAGTCATCCGGGTGGAAATAGGCGAATGAGCCATTAAGCTGGTTGCAACTCGAAAGAATATTCTTCCATGATCAGGTTGGCCAGCAGTTGGCGACAGGCAGTGTCTACCGTTTCATGTGCTTTTTCCTGACTATCGGCATCTACCTCAAGCCGGATATGTTTCCCGATCCGGACGTTGTCAATATTGTCCATCTGGAGGTTATGAAGGCCCAGTTTAACGGCTTTTCCCTGTGGGTCCAGAATTTCCGAACGGGTCATGATGTTAATTTCGGCAACGTATTTCATCTGTAATGAGTGATTGAGTGATTGAATGAATAAATGATTGAATTAGTCTTTAATTCAATCATTTATTCATTCAATCACTTATTCATTTAGTAAAAAGTGAAACAACAATGTAAAGCAGAATTATCAGCGGAATAGCCGCGAACTGCAAAAATAATAAGAGTAGGGCGGAAGCTATCAGAAAACTGAATTTAATCCGGTTTTCGGCCCAGCCAAACGACTTGAATTTAAGCGCAAAGAGCGGTACTTCAGAAACAAGCATGAACGAAAAGGCAATCATCATACCGAGTGCAATATCGTTCTGCCAGATTGTATCGTACTGCGGCTGATAGTGGCCCATTAGCGGAAAAGCCGCAATCAACATGGCATTTGCCGGTACG
This window harbors:
- a CDS encoding sensor histidine kinase, with product MKRIEQHIFLVLAILAVGLSVLCYWILEQNAPGATDEQYMTAVQQRVKEEMRVSTDELDQVAEKVRQTPNATFASMSQPTQYPYFIFRRQSGQRGEPKLLFWSDYRFIPDYSRIASVTFPTLINFEQGNYIVSCRRVRSGADTLDVFSLVNIFRQYRNSNTYLESGYNPALFAIDPEAITNDRTNVYHAIYDNTPVYLFSVVPPKVDVYRNHSTPVNTVILATLGVVFLGLYVLQALARFKRSRRYELGFAWLAVYLVVLRAVMLYFGVPFLFIESDLFNAKFYASSVLVPSLGDLLLNAVVILILAYYWVGHYYHSWSYGKLIHLPPGTKKIISIACVVLSYLAFSICYDELNNIYEKSQFTLDITLNIRFSLLKIVCLIVFVTISSIYFLLNHILASIFLRFNRPVISGILWLLVGTLLSAALFYSIGWSLEPILLLNGLYFLLIYVGRFSRSLYTFRYRTSIYLFLAAFVCAVTTAYVVYKQEIKKQLVHEREFASQLLAENDEFGEFLMSKAQESITTDVEIARSLRKDTLLVRERIQQRIKSVHLDKYFDKYDIDVSSFRADGQPLDISPDASELSKLTARYRRPIYKTQYPGVYFVNEVGNQFIKQYVCFIPIRLANAGAVTASDTIGYVVLDLKLRNERPKSVYPELLVDAKFMQSPDTQEYSYAIFKGQSIKDTTYHRILYSAGSYNYDRKMPPALLADSTLYSTGLIANGYQHVGQLGQDGRIVVVSSAEYPFQNIFSNFSFLYLLLVLTVLIIVIIYAIHYGFSQFSINYSTRIQILLNVAFFLPLLLVIVIILSVISSNYITNQENTYISNTRNIASNFEAYLDEYLQGKRSKASMEEELHKIARDADIDINLFDTEGRLSTSTRPLMYESGHLSKRINPEAYIHVIEEKENQKLLNESLGSKQYRTAYAGIKSYDGRLLGVLSIPYFYARPELDRQIIEVISSALSIFTGLFLFFLILSYFASNVLTKPLKLLTQKIRKTNLDQPNEPLPWRSDDEIGLLIREYNRMLVKLEESKQALAQNEKQSAWREMAKQVAHEIKNPLTPMKLTLQHLQRTFPNVNGADGSPAGPNDPAMRRVIQRTFDSLLDQIDNLSDIATSFSDFAKMPLPKNEVFEVTGVINKAADLYADDERISLLRQIAPGPVMVVGDRQLIGRILTNLIINGIQSVPSDRKPVLSLRLYTNDDDVQIEVHDNGAGIPEAIRKKVFLPNFSTKRGGSGLGLAIAKRGVEHAGGSIWFETTEGVGTSFFLSLPLDSKPANEPANQSVLKK
- a CDS encoding HNH endonuclease, which produces MIEKKYQSFWNEKWVPIVFDGVENQPRYDVSNYGRLRSFQTTTRPANPTTTTTGTIIKGSVIQGYRSLNIRSAGKTLNRYVHKLVAEQFITRENPDQTFVIHLDHDKQNNYYQNLKWVTKNEMIEHNRNNPSLKNRPAPRPTRNYKLTESKVKIIKKLLRNDKNRLKMIAKQFGITHTQLNRIRSGENWKHVTIDGD
- a CDS encoding CoA-binding protein — encoded protein: MNAESKKTVVIGASENPGRYANRAAHSLVRHGHEIELVGLRPGQIEGRPIQTGQPMLTDIDTVTLYVGPRNQSDLYDYIKGLKPKRVIFNPGTENPDFESQLQAEGIEPIEACTLVMLSIGTY
- a CDS encoding 3-oxoacyl-ACP synthase III family protein — translated: MTTTYSRITGLGFYVPDNVVTNDDLTQYMDTSDAWIQERTGIKQRRFFTYGKETNASMAAAASRMALKRAGLDAKDVDLIVYATLSPDYYFPGSAFLMQRELGLEGIAVIDIRQQCSGFVYALSIADQFIKTGMYRTALVIGSEIQSTLMDKTTEGRGVAVIFGDGAGAAVVQATTDPEHRILSTHLHADGRYAEELYLKDPGSSRPDHFITADTATAGGSSVVMNGNTVFKHAVVRFMEVINESLHANGYQPGDLALLVPHQANIRISGYVQQQMNLPDEKVFNNIQKYGNTTAASIPIALTEAFEQGRIQPGDLVCLAAFGSGFTWASALIKW
- the purS gene encoding phosphoribosylformylglycinamidine synthase subunit PurS, whose protein sequence is MKYVAEINIMTRSEILDPQGKAVKLGLHNLQMDNIDNVRIGKHIRLEVDADSQEKAHETVDTACRQLLANLIMEEYSFELQPA